One Mycobacterium kubicae genomic window carries:
- a CDS encoding DUF2652 domain-containing protein has product MAIRRAVLLIADIGGYTHYMSWNRLHLAHAQQAVAGLLEAVIDAGKGLKLAKLEGDAAFFWAPNGDARTVCERLPAMRQSFLARKERFQKDALCDCASCSQLGKLSLKFVAHVGEVAEQKVKRRTELAGLDVILVHRMLKNSVPIPEYVLMTEVVAECLEESMRQLSKPLVHHFEGIGETSTFYLDLATADVAPSAPARGTLSRLSLKLNLEMKTLPFMVGIKKPAVGFRNLGRAPEQLAV; this is encoded by the coding sequence ATGGCGATTCGGCGCGCCGTTCTGCTGATTGCGGACATCGGCGGATACACGCACTACATGAGTTGGAACCGGCTGCATCTGGCCCACGCCCAGCAAGCGGTGGCCGGACTGCTGGAGGCCGTCATCGATGCCGGCAAAGGCCTCAAACTGGCGAAACTGGAAGGCGACGCCGCTTTCTTCTGGGCACCCAACGGCGATGCCCGCACGGTCTGTGAGCGGCTCCCGGCGATGCGGCAATCATTTCTCGCCCGCAAGGAACGGTTCCAGAAGGACGCGCTGTGCGACTGCGCCAGCTGCTCACAACTGGGCAAGTTGTCGCTGAAATTCGTTGCGCACGTGGGTGAGGTGGCCGAGCAGAAGGTCAAGAGGCGTACCGAACTTGCCGGCCTCGATGTCATCTTGGTGCACCGCATGCTGAAGAACTCGGTGCCGATACCCGAATACGTGCTGATGACCGAAGTCGTGGCGGAGTGCCTCGAGGAGTCGATGCGTCAGCTGTCCAAGCCGCTTGTCCACCATTTCGAAGGCATCGGGGAAACGTCGACCTTCTATCTGGACCTGGCCACGGCCGACGTCGCGCCGTCGGCGCCTGCGCGCGGCACGCTCAGCCGGCTCTCGCTGAAACTCAACCTGGAAATGAAGACGTTGCCGTTCATGGTCGGCATCAAGAAGCCGGCTGTCGGCTTCCGCAACCTCGGCCGGGCCCCCGAACAACTGGCGGTATGA